The window tgcgaaagttgatgttgaggaagaagacaaagGCCTCTTTCTTCTTACCTCACTTTCAGATTTGTACGAAAACCTTGTGAAACTTTACTGCAAAGAAAAATACAGTAAGTTTGGAGCAGGTGCAAACTTCTTTGGTGTGGAATGATACACAAAGGAGACCATGGATAATGGTGGGCACAAGACTACTTAAGTTATTAAAGGTTGGAATCGtggaagaaaattggaaagaggATCTGAGAGAGACAGCAGGTTCAGATCCGGTTCCGGAGGCAAGGGTCCACAGTGCTATAGGTGCTAGACCGGGTTGTAGCAAGTTTGTGGTGGAAGACTTCGAGTATGCCCTCTAGGTACTCAGAAGCAACACTTCTCCTGGTGATGTTTAGTCTCAAGTGTTGCAGGGGTTTTGCAGCAGGTGGAGCTATAGGATTCACAGGTGATCAGATGGTCCTGAGGTAGGAGGAAGTGTGGGAATTTTGTCTGGCTCGATGGGTTGTTGCTGGAAACGGGCGCGCTGACGAGTTTCCAGGTTGCAGacaatgaagaggaggaaaacctGCTGGAGGAGACGAAGATGTGTCGAGATCCTGTCTGAAGCTAAATGGTGATTTTTTAGCTTGCAGCAGCTGCACATGCATTGGCAGTGACTGAATCGGAATAGGACCAATGAGGTGGATTCAGTGTGTGCATGCTGGTATGTAAGGCCAATGGACTTTGGTGATGGGTGCAAGGATTTTTGCATGGTGTattcgccaaggtggagattgttgtgtttggctcatacatTTGTGAGTAATTATGAGTCATGTGTTAACAACAATGAAGTGACCTGTGTTTGCTTTCGGTGGAAATATCACATGGTGTAGGTTGCATGAAAATTACagacaaagtaaaagcaaaagtttggtggacatcatcatgagtaaaaacataatgatgatgcttgcttttactttaatGATGATGTTTGTGGAAAAATGGAAAGTtgattcatttttcttttgctatttaTTTTGCTAAGAACCgaagggagagagtgagagatttGGCTCTCTCCTGAGAAGACATCAGAGAGCATCCAAAGGgtgagagcattcggctctcccatgggaaagcatgggcatgggtgagagaaaatcaagagagttAGAGTGAAAAAtattctagtgaaagaactcttggggtagaATGAagctcttgggaaaattctatgagtgggcgtgcaagggatttgggattgggttatgttgatttaactcatgtgtatttgtactgttattctcatagtgaagagcaatatctctccggggacgtaggcaggtttttgccgaacctcgtaaatttctcggtgtctttatttcttgtattttattctgttcaactgagtgtgattttggtgaggttgtaatctgaatctcgtttccgcactgacaaacgggccaaggcacaacaataTTTTGAGTTGAGGATCAAATGAAGGATTCTGAACCCAACAGTTGTTGCGTTACTTTCAATATCAATGCAAATGGGTGAAAGCAAATCGACAAGCCTAGGTCTCCGATAAGCCTATTTGAAATAGAAGACTTGGGGTGAAAGCAAATCGACAAGCCTAGGTCTCCGATAAGCCTATTTGAAAGAGAAGACTTGGGGTGAAAGCAAATCGACAACCGCGTTTACCCTACATTTTTGtctccaccaaaaaaaaaaaattggacttgACACGAACGAGCACTTTTATTCTATGCACTAATTGTCAATTGTGATAATTGAACTTAAAGACTTTcaaaaaaaagccaaaattgAATACCACAGCCTTGGAAGACTCTTAGTTGTCCACATAGATATATTCATCTTCTTATATCACTTGTGACTAAGAAAAAGTGATTTATCCAATCATCTGCAAGCATCAATCATCTCTCCACGATTTAGAGAAATTCTTGTATTCAGCGGTCATATTTGTATTGGTCCAAATTATACCTAAATACATTAAAACTTATTTCTTTGTAAGTAAGTCAAATAGTTCATATTATTTTGCTGTCAGACACAAGTATTTCTTAATTACTCGACACAAACACTTGTGGATTAATAAATTCCTTtggttgaatttaaattttcagaAGATATCTGTCAATAGAGTACACATTTTAGGTATAAATGGATCTCATGGCCCAAATAAACAACTCAAAGTCTTGACGTATGACTTTTAGGCCTAGTCAAATGATCTTGTTCCATATAGTGTCCGGCCCACCCTATGTCCCATTTCtcatgtctcctagtgagtggaGTTGCACCATAACTTCCATGTCAACTATGCCTTTCTTTTCTTAGAGGCAATGCCGGCCATgctttcttattttttgtttgcCTAAAACTTAAGTCTTTCTTTATTCTTTGCTCCTCACACGTTTCAATCAAATTTGACAATTGTAATAGTTAGGGCATTCCTCTCTTCATTACGTCAAATGTCAATGCCAAGTTCAATATTTTCTAGCAACACTCACATTCACCATTTCTTTGTAGGAGTGGCTAACCTGATTGAAGCGGTAGCCATGAAAATCAAACATGAGAGGATGCAGGCCGAAGCAATACCAAAGGTTTCTATTGAGCATCTAGCCGGTACAACTACTTAATGAGAAGTTCATGTTGTTTTTCTAGAGTTTGCAGAGACCTTAGTATTTATATTGGCTAAGGCATTACGGTTCCATCCATAAGAGAATctcaaattgcactttcttaaCCTACCAGTTAGGTACTGTAATTACATGTTTATCAAGGATTCAATCAATCTTATTTAGATTCCAAAACACACATTCATAAGGCTGATATAAAGGGGTCAAAGAACAATCTTAGTATTAATGTCTACTATTTCATTTGATTGAAATgtagaccacttaaaggttgattAGTGTTGGATTTTGCTTTTGAACAAACGacattatttacactaaaggtgtaggggagtgggctaagcctcacaaaaATCCAATAGATAAGAGTTCGTCTGAGGACTACTCAGGAATAGACTTAGAGAAGTTATATATGTATTTACAACAAGAGTTCAATTATAATCATTGAAAACTATCAATGGACGATTGAGAACAAGTACTTAAATATATCACTTATCTTTGTATTTACGATAAGGGGTCGACTTTAATGTCAAGAACTATTTAGGAATAGACATCCAATGGAAAACTAAAGAGGGTATGCAAGagtgtgtttgtgtgtttgGTGCATAGGTAGTTCTTAGttctttttatttaagtttGATTAGGCAAGCCCTAAACTATATATGGTGGTTGATTCTTGTATGGAAAGATAATAACAAACCaactatttgttttttttttttaactttccaGCTAATGAATTGAGATTCTACTCGTTCCCCATAAAGTTAATCAAAGCACTATAAAAATTGTAATGATAAAATGTGGTTGGTATTAtttaccaaaaaagaaaaattgtggTTGGCATGCAATTTGGTTCAAACTGACAAATGATTCCATGGTGGTTAGGGATTTTAAAGTATATATAGTTAGTGCCATTCCATCATTGTTTATGGGAATTCAACATTTTACATGCCCAATAATTACACTTCAATCTGTTTTCTCTTTACCACCATCAGATactttttgtttcatttataGAACCCTTGGGTTGACTCAAATTCCAAATTATACATCAAGCATTGTGCACCAACAAATGTGGTGCTAAACCCTCTAACAATTTTTGTGAAATGCCAAAGTGGGTCATTAGATGTTCCCACTTTTTTTGAATTAAGGAAATTCTTAGTTCACGCGTTTATTAAAATATGAGTATTAGAATGGTTTCAATTTTTTGCTTCTCGTATGTTTCTTAACACATACATAATCGAAAAAAAGTGTGGGTTTTACATTGAAATCTGTAATCTGTTACCAGAAAAACAAGTCTAGGTCAGCTGGAGTAGAGTAGTTGATCCCATCTCCATTCTTTTTTCTCGTTCTGGATTCATAATTTCCCTCTTTCTAAGAAAGTAAACATGTCATTAGAGGAACAAGTTCACAAGGATAATAATGATAAAACCTATAATGCTACTTACCAGAAGATGAATATGCAAAATATGAGTATCattttgagttgaaatttcatgCACTTACAAATACACAAAGAATGAAAACGTAAGTGCATCCCACATTGAAATTAGTTATGTAATGATCATTTTACGCCGATTAATTGACCTAACTCATATTTGCCATAACTTTACAAAATCTTGCTTTGAGATTAATTGTTCTAAACCGTTATGTTTGGATTAATTAATTGCTCTAAACTGTTAAGAAGTCAGAAACAAATGGGGACAAAGAGAGTCATTATTATGGCCATAGATTAACAATTTAAAAAGTCAAAGGAGACCCTTTCTGAgacatccccccccccccaaaactcccaaaaatctCAAATAAAATCCCCTCCCCCACCCACCACCATTTCCCAATCTCCACTAACCAAAATCATCAAGCCACTCCCTCATTCTTGGCCTTTCTCAACGTCCACCACCTTCAATCTCcacccacctctctctctcctctcctctcctctctttttctctcaaaaactcaaaaaaccaaaccaaaatgcTAGGAAAAAAGATGGTGAGTTTCAAAAAGCTAGCAAAGAAAGTGAAGGTTATGGGAGGAGCTGAGAGGGAGCCATCATACCATGAGTGTCTGCTGATCAGAGATTCAGAGCAAGGAGGCTCTCCGTCGTCGAAAACCCCGATCGGGTTTCTGGCCTTGTATGTAGGGGAGGAGCTCCAGAGGTTTGTGGTGCCAACAAGCTCCCTTTCTCATCCACTCTTCAAGATGTTGCTGGAGAAGGCTTACAATGAGTACGGCTTTCAGCAGAGGAATGGCCTTGTGGTGCCCTGCAGCGTCTCAGCTTTTGAAGAGGTTTTGAATGCTGTGGAATGCAGCAATGGCAAGTTTGATTTTGGTGAACTTGTTGAGGAGTTTATTTCCTGAGTCAacagatatatttttttttttgtacaagcaacagagagagagagatgaatcgAAAATCTGGACCTCAAGTGCTAGTCACATAGGGTGACCGGCAAGGCCGAGTCAGAAAGGCTTTGATGCAGAAGATGAATGCTCTTAACCAAACTGAGCTACGACCCTTCAAGTAGAATGTTGTGTTTAGATGTTTTTGATTTAGCTTAGTGATTATGGGTTTATAATTCCATGTACTAGAACTTGTTCATATTTCATATTAAAATATTGCTCAGCTCTTCAAAAAAGGTCAAGCTACTTTTGGTCAATTTGGTTCTCTAGATTCCAATATTCCCTTGTAGTACaattaaattgaaattttcACTTCAACTTCTGCAATTTGACCTTTAAATAGTGGTCTCCACGGGACAAGGCAATTGACGTGGCAAACCTAATTTCTTTCCACATCATTCCATTGGATGAAGGTAGCGtttaagagcatcttcaatggAGATGTCAAAAGATAAATGTTAAATGTTAATTTGATGGCTGACAACAATGTTAGATTTTCTCTTTTTCCAACcgatatgttttttttgttataaattatatttgtcagatctatttaaaaagaaatcaattaaaatgaaTTTTCAAGATCTATAATTAGTGCATTAATGGGATCCACACAATAAaataaggggtgtgctatccacacacccctttttacttttctcattccccttgttaatttatgtcctttgatcttctttaattcatccgatccgaaggtcgaaaattaaaaggatgtgagataagtaaaaaagagtgtgtggatatcacactcctaaaataattaaaaatgataTGGCATCACCTTTTgtcatatgtcaaatttgacatacgAAAACTTATATGTCAATCCACATAGAATTGACATATGGGTTGGAGTTTTCTCCtaccttcaaatttgattacatGACATTTCACTTAGaatttgacatcttctttggagatggtctaaggcaATTTGCCTCAACGGCTTTGGCGACAAGGCAACATTGCTTTGTTGAAAAGGTGAAGACAAATTAGGCCCcaatttgttattttatttagaACATGATTTATATGTATATCATAATGTGATGTTTTCTACGTATTTGCTCAAAGGAAATGATTTTCGTGCTTTCATTTCATCCTCTTGCATTCTTCGCTTATTTTTGTGCATTGATTTATcgttgatttattcaatcatgTGGCTAAGTAAGAACAAAAATGTAAGAAATAGAAAGGAGTTGTGAAAATAATTTCCTTTTGCTTCATTAGTTGTCTCATCGCTTAGAGTGACAAATTTTTCATGAAGTTAGTAGATAGTAAAGGCGAAACTTCACATAGATCATCAAAGTACATGTACCTCAAAACATTACCTTGTCCCTTTGAGATGCACTAAGATCACTTGGGCCTTGGGCCTCGTTTGGTATGTAAGATTAAATTATAATGGATAACTCTCTAATTCAAAGACATGTTGAGGGGAGAAATGAGCAAATTATGTCCAATTTGAGGGTAAAAGATTGATTACTCATGAATGAGACTTATCTATTCCAATCCTTTTCAAAATGGTAGGATTAGAAAAGATGAATTTCTTCATGTCGAATTATCTTCTAATTTCctcttgatgaaaaatcattcaCTTATACCTTCATTATGCCTTGAAATTAGAGAAGTATCTATTATATCATATCTCGGCTcgggcccctaccacatcccgggttcgactctaccgtagcacgatattgtccgctttgggccctgaccacgcccttatggttttgtttctgggaactcacacgagaacttcccagtggatcacccatcttgggaatgctctcacgcgaactcgcttaactttggagttccgatggaacccgaagccagtaagctcccaaaaggcctcgtgctaggtagagatgagaatatacatataaggcttacaagatccattcatctaggcgatgtgggatgtaacaatccacccccttaggggctcaacgtcctcgtcagcacacaTCCGGCCaaagattggctctgataccaaattgtcacatattAACCCGGGTCctcaccacatcctgggcccgactccaccgtaacacgatattgtccgcttttggccccgaccatgccctcacggttttgtttctgggactcacacgagaacttcctagtgggtcacccatcctgggaatgttctcgtgtgagttcccagaaacaaaacccctAGGAAtattctcgtgtgagtttccagaaacaaaatcgccagggcgtggtcagggcccaaaacaAACAATATCGTGCTGCGGTGGAGTCGGAcctaggatgtggtgggggcctgagccaagatgtgacaatttggtatcaaagccaatccctggctggaTGTGTGCCAACGAGGAAGTTGGGCCCCTAAAGGGTAgattgttacatcccacatcacccagatgagtggatcatgtaagccttatatgtatattcacatctctacctagcacgaggcctttctgggaactcacacgagaacttcccagtaggtcacccatcctgggaatgctctcgcgcgaacttgcttaacttcggagttccgatagaaccctctattaattggaccctttatgtgttTAGGGGCAATTAATTGTGACGTTTCCATCCTTGCTAGTTGCGTGGCTCTTCGACAACTAAGTACTGTgaatggaccccttctaaaaatgcatgttttaatagtagaaatgcatacatgaaaaacatgatttgatgattacgttttatgaaacgttttgtgagataacatgcttactgaggctattttgaattattactatttttcctataacctgtgttcttatagaatatcttaTGGATGacaatatgatatttagaacatgtttagaacacctctttatagtatagatgatggatgactttatactatgaagttgtttttcaatatatatatgttcaatggttttgtacttacttaGTGGTCCCTATTCTGCTACGGGACAAAGGGATAGATTCTGGTCCGTCCtgggcgacggtttggtgttggcataggacctgaagtgtgtttcctctggctatttagcacagggacggggagctGGCATGATGCCTggagtgtattttcctctgactgtctgctcagagacggggagctgGCATGGGGCTTGGAGGTTATCggacattcactagtgattattacatatacaagttatgatttgagacattgcacggcatgctaggtttccgaaaaaacctatgtttatcatgatatatgtgttttcatagaACCTGGcgttagtacgttgataactgttttattatatatatatatacatatatatatatatatatcaacttggtccacttatgtttgttttgcgccccttcaggacttagaatcgaggcatacaatctcGGCATCCATGCACTTCCGCAT is drawn from Malus domestica chromosome 14, GDT2T_hap1 and contains these coding sequences:
- the LOC103454061 gene encoding auxin-induced protein 15A-like — encoded protein: MVSFKKLAKKVKVMGGAEREPSYHECLLIRDSEQGGSPSSKTPIGFLALYVGEELQRFVVPTSSLSHPLFKMLLEKAYNEYGFQQRNGLVVPCSVSAFEEVLNAVECSNGKFDFGELVEEFIS